From the Sinorhizobium garamanticum genome, one window contains:
- a CDS encoding substrate-binding domain-containing protein produces the protein MRTFFSTTAMAVLAATLFAGSAAAETEKPFRCKPGEKYVMNVMVSGVEYWFPVYEMFKQAGQQFGCETEYTGTPEYDVNKQIATFDQALAQNPAGILVHPMNSDPFIEPINRAIDQGTAVVTFAADSPLSKRVSFITSDNTREGIYAADAIAEKMGGKGEYAVLENPGQDNHDKRIAAFIGRMEEKWPDMKLVGRAASNQDPTKAYQGLNSIIQANPNLGAVFMPEANSAIGAAQANKESGGKVLVMCADVNANILDMIKAGEVFGSINPNQGMQGYMGFMLLWLAKHPELIDPMNDAKRSGFNPMSIPVVDNGLSIVTAENADDFYWDKYLKRRGTKGIEE, from the coding sequence TTGCGCACTTTTTTCAGCACGACCGCAATGGCGGTCCTTGCGGCAACGCTTTTTGCCGGTTCCGCAGCCGCCGAGACGGAGAAACCGTTCCGCTGCAAGCCGGGCGAAAAATACGTCATGAACGTCATGGTCTCGGGCGTCGAATACTGGTTCCCGGTCTATGAAATGTTCAAGCAGGCGGGCCAGCAGTTCGGCTGCGAGACGGAATATACGGGCACGCCGGAATATGACGTCAACAAGCAGATCGCCACCTTCGACCAGGCACTGGCACAGAACCCGGCCGGCATTCTCGTCCATCCGATGAACTCCGACCCCTTCATCGAGCCGATCAACCGCGCGATCGATCAGGGCACGGCGGTGGTGACCTTCGCGGCCGACTCGCCGCTCTCCAAGCGCGTGTCCTTCATCACTTCGGACAACACCCGCGAAGGCATCTATGCCGCCGATGCAATCGCCGAGAAGATGGGCGGCAAGGGCGAGTATGCGGTTCTGGAAAATCCGGGTCAGGACAACCACGACAAGCGCATCGCGGCCTTCATCGGCCGCATGGAGGAGAAGTGGCCGGACATGAAGCTCGTCGGCCGTGCCGCCTCCAACCAGGATCCGACCAAGGCCTATCAGGGCCTCAACAGCATCATCCAGGCCAACCCGAACCTCGGCGCCGTCTTCATGCCAGAGGCGAATTCGGCAATTGGCGCCGCGCAGGCCAACAAGGAAAGCGGCGGCAAGGTCCTCGTCATGTGCGCGGACGTCAACGCCAATATCCTCGACATGATCAAGGCTGGCGAGGTCTTCGGTTCGATCAACCCGAACCAGGGCATGCAGGGCTATATGGGCTTCATGTTGCTTTGGCTAGCCAAGCATCCGGAGCTGATCGATCCGATGAACGACGCCAAGCGCTCCGGCTTCAACCCTATGAGCATCCCGGTCGTCGACAACGGCCTCTCCATCGTGACGGCGGAAAATGCCGACGACTTCTATTGGGACAAGTACCTGAAGCGTCGCGGCACGAAGGGTATCGAGGAGTAA
- a CDS encoding helix-turn-helix transcriptional regulator, which produces MQAIHAEPARAWTVSELARIAGQSRSGFAARFHDRMGRSPIDYLARWRVRLAAARLRSSGAPISAIAMEVGSATDSGFSALFRRVMGMSPRQYRNRSKADD; this is translated from the coding sequence ATGCAGGCCATTCATGCCGAACCGGCGCGCGCCTGGACGGTGAGTGAGTTGGCGCGCATCGCCGGGCAATCGCGCTCCGGCTTTGCGGCCAGATTTCATGACCGGATGGGGCGCTCGCCAATAGACTATCTCGCGCGCTGGCGCGTGCGACTGGCAGCCGCCCGGCTGCGTAGCAGCGGGGCCCCAATATCGGCCATCGCAATGGAAGTCGGTTCTGCGACGGACAGCGGATTCAGCGCCTTGTTCCGCAGAGTGATGGGCATGTCGCCGCGTCAGTATCGGAACCGGAGCAAGGCGGACGACTGA
- a CDS encoding MFS transporter: MQRPVDHSEVLATSRSRFRLLAAAVLGNVCEFFDFTSYAFFAVMIGKAFFPSDSPYASTLLSLAAFGVGFVARPFGSLLIGRYADRSGRRPALLLTILMMAGGTLMIAVTPGYETIGFAAPLLIVIARLLQGAALGGELGPATVYLFEVSSVTTRGIWTSWQPASQGLATMLAGATGALLATSLNEEELLQWGWRIPFVLGMVIVPIGLYLRRNLPETMPLPRREWRPSTHSAFGRRPGMKLQIAIFAQIGFGTISIYLTTYMTTFATQTLGLSPSVAFYSAIVAGLAVFASSLIGGWASDRFSRRIVIAAPRCLIVLVAIPMFSAVVSSQDILPLMLLSFALPFLAMISGGASFAAMIEALPVGYRSTGLATAYALVVTLLGGTAQFVVTWLIAATGDGCVPAYYLIAIGALSTATLPWLQNEGLASAEAAGILQSD, translated from the coding sequence TGCTTGCAGCCGCCGTACTGGGCAATGTGTGCGAGTTTTTCGATTTCACAAGTTACGCCTTCTTCGCGGTAATGATCGGGAAGGCCTTCTTCCCTTCCGACAGCCCATATGCATCCACACTACTGTCCCTGGCGGCATTCGGGGTCGGCTTCGTGGCACGTCCATTTGGAAGCTTGCTGATCGGCCGCTACGCCGATCGATCAGGACGCCGCCCGGCGCTCCTGCTCACGATCCTAATGATGGCCGGCGGAACACTGATGATCGCAGTGACGCCAGGCTATGAAACGATCGGCTTTGCTGCGCCACTGCTTATCGTTATCGCCCGCCTTCTCCAAGGGGCTGCCCTTGGTGGGGAACTAGGTCCTGCAACAGTCTATCTCTTCGAGGTATCTTCCGTCACGACGCGGGGGATCTGGACCAGTTGGCAACCCGCCAGCCAAGGCCTGGCCACGATGCTGGCCGGCGCAACGGGCGCGTTGCTGGCTACGAGCTTGAATGAAGAGGAGTTGCTTCAGTGGGGATGGCGCATCCCGTTCGTGCTTGGCATGGTGATCGTTCCAATCGGCCTCTATCTGCGGCGAAATCTGCCGGAGACGATGCCCCTTCCTCGACGGGAATGGCGCCCTTCGACACATTCGGCCTTCGGCCGGAGACCTGGAATGAAGTTGCAGATCGCAATTTTCGCCCAGATAGGCTTCGGAACCATATCGATCTATCTCACCACGTATATGACCACATTCGCAACGCAAACACTCGGCCTTTCGCCCAGTGTTGCGTTCTATAGTGCGATCGTCGCCGGCCTTGCCGTCTTTGCTAGTTCTCTTATAGGCGGCTGGGCGTCGGATCGCTTCTCGCGGCGCATCGTGATTGCTGCCCCGAGATGTCTCATCGTCCTGGTAGCTATCCCGATGTTTTCGGCAGTCGTCAGCAGCCAGGACATACTGCCGCTCATGCTTCTCAGTTTCGCGCTGCCGTTCCTTGCGATGATAAGCGGCGGTGCAAGTTTCGCCGCCATGATTGAGGCGCTTCCGGTGGGCTACCGCAGTACCGGCCTTGCAACCGCCTACGCCTTGGTGGTGACGCTCCTTGGCGGTACCGCTCAGTTCGTTGTGACCTGGCTGATTGCTGCAACGGGCGACGGTTGCGTTCCGGCCTATTATTTGATCGCTATCGGCGCGCTGAGCACGGCGACATTGCCTTGGCTGCAAAATGAGGGTCTCGCTAGCGCTGAAGCGGCAGGCATTTTGCAGTCGGATTGA